The proteins below are encoded in one region of Mangifera indica cultivar Alphonso chromosome 7, CATAS_Mindica_2.1, whole genome shotgun sequence:
- the LOC123221473 gene encoding uncharacterized protein LOC123221473, producing MSRGNEVCSKSALHGPYWAALNNDWKSLKDFYTKNVNSLSLPVTASRDNGFHLAVFSKSKDPLQFLLRISEEHPMVKYGYLEKNGYGNTPLHEAAANGNREAVEALVFHHRGSLREILNIHEWKSSKRLLIYQEKGGTTKEEYSRLENIHRQNIRFIEVKPKPKASNEQPGAIQGEMISEPEPEPETALYLLKMDESLAALKNLDGRTSLYLLATMPSAFESGYHWDAWIHRVIYSCLPIGDDADDDEKATTKISKRWLKYLEKICALVRSDTLEEKRKHKLAFKLAETLIKKDSSWDEIINRLVVPEFPFDKDQSSKVDYEPIPLLLATEKGIVEIVNKILEICPQLVEHCNDLGQNILHVAIKHRQYEIFNHVKNMEIPMTRLVRKVDKNGYTILHHAADMKPGTTKRHPEGPVYQLQEEIKWYKRVKGITPAHYAMFRSKDANKTCEELFNSKHNKLLGQAQTWLEGASQSCSAVAVLVATAVFAAAYTVPGGSNEQGYPIFLNSTLFLLFTVMDVIALACSLTSVVMFLSILASPYTYDEFLHKLPRKLAIGFSLLFISLATTMIAFAATLLLIVRLEKPHWATTLIYTAAFLPNWRVTKSPIPKKSASRQGSFADQAAPKQTESHTKQLENKGKLSEESVNDNKPKLPV from the exons ATGAGCAGAGGAAACGAGGTGTGCAGTAAAAGTGCCTTGCACGGGCCTTATTGGGCAGCCCTGAACAACGATTGGAAATCTCTGAAGGACTTCTACACGAAGAATGTTAATTCGTTATCACTTCCTGTAACGGCCTCCAGGGACAATGGCTTTCACTTGGCGGTGTTCAGCAAAAGTAAAGATCCGCTTCAATTTTTACTTAGAATTTCCGAAGAACATCCTATGGTGAAGTACGgctatttagaaaaaaatggcTACGGGAACACGCCTCTTCATGAGGCTGCAGCAAATGGGAACCGGGAGGCCGTAGAGGCTTTGGTCTTTCATCATCGAGGCTCATTGCGCGAGATATTGAATATCCACGAGTGGAAGAGCTCCAAGAGGCT ATTAATATACCAAGAAAAAGGAGGAACGACTAAAGAAGAATATTCTAGGCTTGAAAATATTCACCGCCAAAACATACGCTTCATTGAGGTAAAGCCGAAACCCAAAGCCTCCAATGAGCAGCCTGGTGCCATTCAAGGTGAAATGATATCAGAGCCAGAGCCAGAGCCTG AAACGGCTCTATATTTACTGAAGATGGATGAATCGTTAGCAGCACTCAAGAACCTAGATGGCCGGACCTCTCTTTACCTACTGGCAACCATGCCCTCAGCTTTCGAAAGTGGATATCATTGGGACGCATGGATCCACAGAGTCATATATTCCT GCCTTCCAATCGGTGATGATgcagatgatgatgaaaaagcCACTACAAAAATTtccaaaa GGTGGCTTAAATACCTGGAAAAAATCTGTGCACTAGTAAGGAGTGACACcttggaagaaaagagaaagcatAAACTTGCTTTCAAACTAGCGGAGACACTGATAAAAAAGGATTCTTCTTGGGATGAAATCATTAATAGGCTAGTGGTTCCAGAGTTTCCGTTTGATAAAGATCAGTCTTCAAAAGTCGATTATGAGCCAATCCCGTTATTGCTGGCGACTGAAAAAGGAATAGTAGAAATTGTGAACAAGATACTAGAAATATGTCCCCAGCTAGTTGAGCATTGCAATGATCTGGGTCAGAACATACTGCATGTGGCAATTAAGCACCGTCAATATGAAATCTTCaatcatgtgaaaaatatggaaatacCAATGACAAGGTTAGTCCGAAAGGTTGACAAAAATGGCTACACCATTTTACACCATGCCGCAGACATGAAGCCAGGGACCACAAAGCGTCACCCAGAAGGACCTGTATACCAACTTCAGGAAGAGATAAAGTGGTACAAA CGTGTAAAGGGGATCACGCCCGCCCACTACGCCATGTTTCGCAGCAAGGACGCAAACAAGACTTGCGAAGAGCTATTCAATTCGAAGCACAATAAACTACTCGGGCAAGCACAGACTTGGCTAGAAGGCGCTTCTCAGTCTTGCTCTGCAGTGGCTGTTCTCGTTGCTACAGCGGTCTTTGCAGCTGCGTACACTGTGCCTGGAGGTTCTAATGAACAGGGGTATCCAATTTTCCTCAACAGCACTCTCTTCTTGCTTTTCACAGTCATGGACGTTATTGCTTTGGCCTGCTCCTTAACCTCCGTTGTAATGTTCTTATCCATCCTTGCATCGCCTTACACGTATGATGAATTCCTCCACAAACTCCCTAGAAAACTCGCAATAGGCTTCTCCTTGCTCTTCATTTCATTGGCTACAACAATGATTGCATTCGCAGCTACATTATTGCTCATAGTTCGTTTGGAAAAGCCACATTGGGCCACCACTCTCATTTATACTGCTGCATTTCTTCCT AATTGGCGTGTCACAAAGTCTCCAATTCCCAAGAAGTCAGCTTCCAGACAGGGTTCCTTTGCAGACCAAGCAGCTCCTAAACAAACCGAATCGCACACAAAGCAGCTTGAGAACAAGGGTAAATTGTCTGAGGAGAGTGTTAATGATAATAAGCCCAAGCTCCCAGTCTGA